The Notoacmeibacter ruber DNA segment CGCATCGCCGGCGCAATCAACTTTATCGGATGCAAGACGCTCTTCGGGCGCCATTGGGGCTGTGTCGAAGACCACCCCTTCCTTCACTTCGAGCTCTGCTACCATCAGGCCATCGACTATGCCATTCAGCACGGCTTGGAGACTGTCGAAGCCGGCGCCCAGGGAGAGCACAAATTGCAACGGGGCTACATGCCGGTTCTCACACGCTCCGCCCACTATCTGCGGCATGGGGGGCTACGTCAGGCCATCGCGGATTACTTGGACAACGAGCGCCAGGACGAGGCTGCCATCGCGGCCCTTCTGGAACGTCACTCGCCGTATAAGGCCGATACGATGCCAGATCGAAAGCCGGGTTGAGACCGCGATACAGTCTGGATGGAATAAACGAGGGAGAAATGCAGATGTCCGAAACTGAAGCCGCCTACGATGAAAACAATATCTTCGCAAAGATTCTCCGCGGCGAAATCCCGTCGAACAAGATCTATGAGGACGATCAGTGCATCGCGATCATGGACGTTATGCCGAGCGCAGACGGCCACTGCCTCGTCCTGCCGAAAAAGCCTTCGCGCAATCTGCTGGACGCCGATCCGGCCACGCTGAGCCACCTCATCAAGGTAACGCAGACAGTCGCCAAAGCCGCGAAGAAGGCTTTCGATGCCGATGGCCTACGCATTTCACAGTTCAACGAGGTCGCAGCCGGGCAAACGGTGATGCATCTCCATATCCACATCATTCCGATGAAAGAGGGGGTTTCCTTGCGTCGCCACGCCGGCGAGATGGCCGATCCCGAACTCCTGAAAACGCACGCCGAAAAAATTAAGAGCCAGCTTTAAGACTGACGCTCAACATACTGTTATAAAAAAAGGCCCGCTCAATAGCGGGCCTTTTCTTCATTGAGGTCTGGTCAGGCATCCGAGTCGGAAGCTGTCTCTTCGGAAGCTCGATCGTCGCCATCCTTACGGGGCGCAACGGGCGTATCGTCCGGAATGCTCTCCAGCTTCAGGCCCTTCTTGCCGTCCGGCTTCTCTTCAACAGAAACCTTGACGGTCCCGCCATGCTTGAGTTTTCCGAACAGAACCTCTTCCGCCAGCGGCTTCTTGATGTGCTCCTGAATGACGCGGCCGAGTGGACGCGCTCCCATCTTCTGGTCGTAGCCCTTGTCGGCCAGCCATTCGATGGCATCCTGCGTGAGTTCGAAGGTCACGCCACGCTCGGTCAGCTGCGCTTCGAGCTGCATAACGAACTTTTCGACCACGCGATGGATGACCGGCACCGGCAACGGACCGAACGGAATGATTGAATCCAGACGGTTGCGGAATTCCGGCGTGAACAAACGATTGATCGCCTCCTCGTCCTCGCCTGTCCGCCGCGAAGAGCCGAAGCCAATCGCCGCCTTGCTCATCTCCGCTGCGCCCGCATTGGTCGTCATGATCAGTACGACATTGCGGAAGTCGATCTTCTTGCCGTTATGATCGGTGAGCGAGCCATGATCCATGACCTGAAGAAGGATGTTGAACAGGTCCGGATGAGCCTTCTCAATCTCATCAAGGAGAAGGACACAGTGCGGATGCTGATCGACACCGTCGGTCAGAAGACCGCCTTGATCGAACCCGACGTAACCGGGAGGGGCGCCAATCAAACGGCTGACCGTGTGCCGCTCCATATATTCACTCATATCGAAGCGGAGCAGTTCAACGCCGAGCGATGAGGCAA contains these protein-coding regions:
- a CDS encoding HIT family protein, with the translated sequence MSETEAAYDENNIFAKILRGEIPSNKIYEDDQCIAIMDVMPSADGHCLVLPKKPSRNLLDADPATLSHLIKVTQTVAKAAKKAFDADGLRISQFNEVAAGQTVMHLHIHIIPMKEGVSLRRHAGEMADPELLKTHAEKIKSQL